DNA sequence from the Treponema sp. OMZ 838 genome:
CAGTTGCAACACATGCACGGCATCCCGCAGCAGCCCCCATCCAGAGGATATCGTGATTGCCCCACTGGATATCAAGGCTATTCTGTGCCATCAGTGTATCCATCACTTTATGCGGGGACGGGCCGCGGTCAAAAATATCGCCGATAATATGCAGGTGATCGATGGTACATTTTTTTATCACTTCGGATAGCTCGATGATGAATAAATCCGCACGTCCGTATTCCACAAGGCTTTTGATAATTTCGCTGTAATAATCCTTCTTGTTAAAGCGGTGTTCATCCTCCTGCAGCAGCTCTTCCATTATATAAGCAAAACTCTTCGGCAGCAGTTTCCTCACCTTTGACCGCGTATACTTTGATGCTGTTGCCCTCGCCACCCGTACCAGCCGGTAAATGGTTAATTCGTACCAGTTTGTAATATTGGCCTTTTTTTCCGCTTTGATCAGTTCGAGCTTTTCTTTGGGATAGTAGATGAGCGTGGTTAATTCTTCCAGATCGTCGGTACTGACCGTTGAGCTGAGTTCTTCAGACACTTTCCGCCGGATAGCGCCTGAAGCATTTTGCATCACATGATTAAACGCTTCCGCTTCTCCGTGAATATCCGTCAAAAAATGCTCGGTTCCTTTGGGTAAATTCAGGATAGCTTTCAGATTGACCACTTCTTCAACTGCGGCGGTAACATTGGGAAACAAGCGGGAGAGTAAATCCAAATACTTTATATTTTGCTGTAAGGTTTCTGCGGGTACGTTTTTCATATAGTTTTCCTTTATAGGGAGGCTTTAAAAAGATGATGAATTTTAAAAGCTTCTTTAATATACGGTAATACGCATACGTCGTTTTGTCAAATGAAATGATATTAATTGTATTGATTGCTATTCCCCTCTATCTAAGTTTACGTTTTTGGTCTATGATAATCCCAGTTGACTAGGAGGATTGAGATGAAATGTTCACCGCTTAATCAGGCTTTATGCGGAACTGCCGTACCGGTTTCCGCTTTGTACAGTCAAAAAAGTTGCGGCGTCGGCGAATTTTCCGACCTCATTCCTTTTGCAGACTTTTGCAAAAAAGTAGGACTGCGCATTATTCAGCTTTTACCCGTCAATGATACAGGTACCGACAGTTCCCCATATAATGCTCTTTCAGCGTTTGCATTGCATCCGCTCTACATCTGTTTGGATGATATACCGGAAGCACATAGCTTCAAGGCTGAGATTAAAAAAATACGCGCTGCTTTTGAACCGCACACGCCGGTAGAGCGTTTTCGGTACCGAGATATACTTCATGAAAAAAATGTACTGCTGCACGCCGTATTTAATAAGGCTGAATCACAGATTATTGCGGATTCTCAGACCGGTGAGCTTGCGGAATGGATACAGGTAAATCCGTGGATAACCGAATACGCAGTGTTTAAGAATATTAAGCGGCAAAACTATTATGCTTCGTGGAAGGATTGGAAAGAATGTGCCGGTATGCGTTCTCCTTCAACGGCAAAAATCACTGCTGCATGGAACGATCCTGTTTTGAAACGGGAGCATCTGTTCTATGCATGGGTACAAATGCATCTGCATAAGCAACTGTTAAAAGCCGTTACCTACTGTGCCGATAACGGGATTTCGGTAAAAGGCGATATCCCGATTTTGATGAACGAGGATTCGGTAGAAGTGTGGGCGCACCTCGAATATTTCCGCAGTGATCTTCGTGCCGGCAGTCCTCCTGATGGGGATAATCCTACGGGACAAAATTGGGGTTTCCCTATTTACAACTGGGTAAATTTGAAAGCGACCGGCTACCGTTGGTGGAAAGAACGGCTTCGCCATGCATCGCAGTATTACCATGCGTACCGGCTTGATCATATCTTAGGCTTTTTTAGAATTTGGGCTATCACCGAAGGTGAAACGACAGGGCTTTTAGGCAAGCCTATTCCTTATGCGGAAATAACGATAGAGGATTTGAAAAAGGCAGGCTTTTCGGAAAGCCGTATCCGCTGGATGGCAGAGCCGCATATCAATACGGATATCGTTCAAGATGCAGTCAACGGCGACTATCTGTATTCGCACGGTCTGTTGCGTAAAGTTGCGGATAGAATCGGTACTGAGGAGCTATGGCTTTTTAGAGCAGAAATACAAAGTGAGGCAGATATTCATCGGTGTGGCCTTCCTCCAAAAGCGGAAACAGCTTTGAGGCAAAAATGGGCTGACCGTATGTTGGTAAAAGCCGGAAAAGATTTACATGGCGCTGCCGTGTATACTGCGGCATATCTGTACCGGAACAGCACCGCG
Encoded proteins:
- a CDS encoding 4-alpha-glucanotransferase; the protein is MKCSPLNQALCGTAVPVSALYSQKSCGVGEFSDLIPFADFCKKVGLRIIQLLPVNDTGTDSSPYNALSAFALHPLYICLDDIPEAHSFKAEIKKIRAAFEPHTPVERFRYRDILHEKNVLLHAVFNKAESQIIADSQTGELAEWIQVNPWITEYAVFKNIKRQNYYASWKDWKECAGMRSPSTAKITAAWNDPVLKREHLFYAWVQMHLHKQLLKAVTYCADNGISVKGDIPILMNEDSVEVWAHLEYFRSDLRAGSPPDGDNPTGQNWGFPIYNWVNLKATGYRWWKERLRHASQYYHAYRLDHILGFFRIWAITEGETTGLLGKPIPYAEITIEDLKKAGFSESRIRWMAEPHINTDIVQDAVNGDYLYSHGLLRKVADRIGTEELWLFRAEIQSEADIHRCGLPPKAETALRQKWADRMLVKAGKDLHGAAVYTAAYLYRNSTAWRTLSDDEQRLFSLLLDEKEALQNQLWAAQAGDILSELCGSVDMQPCAEDLGAKPAALPEVLEKLHILSLRVFRWEREWKKNGAPFIPLQDYPKAAVAVTSVHDSSTLREWWEQELSYADMLSFFDALHIGGKMQKALCPIEGEKPAYTADLAVALLSAFVKVPSVFALFPIQDWLGVIIDELPESKACEERINVPGTVSKSNWTYRLPLPIEALSKNKELIKRLRNITSLRHTELTD